A section of the Paenibacillus aurantius genome encodes:
- a CDS encoding YugN family protein, producing MITLTSALENKQAAYVNIQSYLEDYGFTIGGNWEYDHGYFDANLDEAQKIWVRIPFTVIHGTFDGDTKESDAVIRLGKPFALKHLYEEGLDNEARPMVSAALVNQFQDPVDKDAEIEQKWLDEAENLLKRVEQGFPRE from the coding sequence ATGATTACCTTGACTTCTGCACTCGAGAACAAGCAAGCGGCTTATGTCAATATTCAAAGCTACCTGGAGGACTACGGTTTCACCATCGGGGGGAACTGGGAATACGATCACGGGTATTTTGACGCCAATCTGGATGAAGCCCAGAAGATTTGGGTCCGGATTCCTTTTACGGTTATCCACGGCACGTTCGACGGGGACACCAAGGAGTCGGACGCCGTCATCCGGCTTGGCAAGCCTTTTGCCCTTAAGCATCTTTATGAGGAAGGGCTCGACAACGAGGCGCGCCCTATGGTTTCCGCTGCTCTCGTCAACCAGTTCCAGGATCCCGTAGATAAAGATGCGGAAATCGAGCAGAAATGGCTGGATGAAGCGGAGAACCTGCTGAAGCGTGTCGAGCAGGGCTTTCCCCGGGAATAG
- a CDS encoding ammonium transporter — MDINQLSQGLDTIWVVLTAAMILLMEGGFALLEAGFVRQKNAVSIIMKVFVDIAFGALVFYLIGFGLMYGKDAGGLIGTSGFMLGGGLGHIELSITHETYWLFQCAFVIAVISIVSGAVAERINFRAYILYTIAMTGLIYPIAGHWIWSTGGWLGKLGMIDFAGSAAIHGLGGFAALAAALFIGPRIGKFSADGRPNIVPPSNLPLASVGAFVLWFGWFGFNSGSTLSATNGSIGHIAVTTMLSAAAGGAACILFTMFRYHKADPPMVINGSLAGLVGITAGCAFVSDVAAILIGAVCGIVMVLVTELLEARGVDDPVGAFAVHGVSGSLGTLAVGLFATKELASETGQGYYGLFYGGGWQLLGVQALGLAVVCVWGFAVTWLFLKGINRIVKVRVSRDEELVGLDVGIHGVPAYSQEHDFIEVHEFRKDVKG, encoded by the coding sequence GTGGACATTAACCAGCTTTCTCAAGGATTGGACACCATTTGGGTCGTGCTGACCGCGGCGATGATCCTGCTGATGGAAGGCGGCTTTGCGCTGCTGGAGGCCGGGTTCGTCCGGCAGAAGAACGCGGTAAGCATCATTATGAAGGTATTCGTCGACATTGCCTTCGGCGCTCTTGTATTCTATTTGATCGGCTTCGGTCTTATGTACGGCAAGGATGCCGGCGGCTTGATCGGGACCTCCGGCTTTATGCTGGGCGGCGGGCTCGGGCATATCGAGCTCTCCATTACCCACGAAACGTATTGGCTCTTTCAGTGCGCCTTCGTCATCGCCGTCATTTCGATTGTATCCGGAGCGGTTGCCGAGCGGATCAATTTCCGGGCCTATATCTTGTACACGATTGCCATGACCGGTCTCATTTACCCCATTGCCGGCCATTGGATTTGGAGCACCGGGGGATGGCTCGGCAAGCTTGGCATGATTGATTTTGCGGGCTCTGCCGCGATCCACGGGCTGGGAGGCTTCGCGGCGCTGGCGGCCGCCCTGTTCATCGGGCCCCGCATCGGCAAATTCTCAGCGGACGGAAGACCCAATATCGTTCCCCCATCCAATCTGCCGCTCGCGTCTGTAGGCGCTTTCGTGCTCTGGTTCGGCTGGTTCGGCTTCAACTCGGGGAGCACCCTAAGCGCTACGAACGGCTCGATCGGGCACATAGCCGTCACCACCATGCTGTCCGCGGCGGCGGGAGGCGCGGCCTGCATCCTGTTTACCATGTTCCGCTACCACAAGGCCGACCCCCCTATGGTCATTAACGGTTCGCTGGCAGGGCTCGTGGGCATTACGGCCGGATGCGCCTTCGTCTCGGATGTGGCCGCTATTCTGATTGGCGCGGTTTGCGGTATCGTGATGGTTCTCGTCACCGAGCTTCTGGAAGCCCGCGGAGTGGATGATCCGGTCGGAGCGTTCGCCGTTCACGGGGTTAGCGGCAGCCTGGGAACATTAGCCGTCGGGCTGTTCGCGACGAAGGAGCTGGCCTCGGAGACGGGACAGGGCTATTACGGCTTGTTCTACGGAGGGGGCTGGCAGCTTCTTGGGGTTCAAGCGCTTGGCCTGGCGGTGGTCTGCGTATGGGGCTTTGCCGTCACCTGGCTGTTCCTTAAGGGAATCAACCGGATCGTCAAGGTGAGAGTGAGCCGGGATGAGGAGCTGGTCGGCCTTGACGTCGGCATTCACGGGGTGCCGGCCTACAGCCAGGAGCACGATTTTATTGAAGTGCATGAGTTCCGCAAGGATGTAAAAGGCTAG
- a CDS encoding thioredoxin domain-containing protein has translation MGKRKAADVYPFLEAYLARKEEQITEILQIVERYEKKRMMEERAYQTMSPIKRLLSGKKPDHHLAVEYIHYVKKPMEQVKRLRREMEEARAVLLRSRTEDWVELPEDIEKELP, from the coding sequence ATGGGAAAGAGAAAGGCCGCCGACGTGTATCCCTTCTTGGAAGCCTACCTGGCCCGCAAAGAAGAGCAGATAACCGAAATTTTGCAGATTGTGGAACGCTACGAGAAGAAGCGGATGATGGAAGAGCGTGCTTACCAGACCATGTCGCCGATCAAGCGGCTGCTGTCCGGCAAGAAGCCGGATCATCATTTGGCGGTCGAATACATTCATTATGTGAAGAAGCCGATGGAGCAGGTCAAAAGGCTCCGCAGGGAAATGGAGGAAGCGCGGGCCGTGCTGCTCCGTTCCCGTACGGAGGATTGGGTCGAGCTGCCGGAGGACATCGAGAAGGAGCTCCCTTAG
- a CDS encoding 3D domain-containing protein translates to MKKATRPSRPGRHLLLAAAIGAAVLAGWYGKDSQDRPVWAVPQDRPPAGEGQLDPDIYALLDLKQLDSVEVVATGYYAGKESTGKSPGHPEYGITFSGVKVRKDLFSTIAADPRVFPLGTVLYIPGYGYGVVADTGNLIKGYKIDLYFDTKQQVYDLWGKKKVKVSVLKRGDGKVTEAMMDRLNAVKKVVKPEGKASPL, encoded by the coding sequence ATGAAAAAAGCAACACGTCCGTCCCGACCGGGAAGGCATCTGCTTCTGGCTGCGGCCATAGGCGCGGCCGTTCTGGCCGGCTGGTACGGGAAGGACTCCCAGGACCGCCCGGTATGGGCCGTTCCCCAGGACCGTCCCCCGGCCGGAGAAGGGCAGCTGGACCCGGACATCTACGCGCTGCTTGACTTGAAGCAGCTCGATTCGGTCGAGGTGGTCGCGACCGGCTATTATGCGGGCAAGGAGTCGACAGGCAAATCCCCGGGTCATCCGGAGTACGGCATCACGTTCTCGGGCGTTAAGGTCCGGAAGGATCTGTTCTCGACGATTGCAGCCGATCCGAGAGTCTTCCCGCTGGGGACCGTTCTGTACATTCCCGGTTACGGCTACGGCGTTGTGGCGGATACGGGCAACCTGATCAAAGGCTACAAGATCGATCTCTACTTCGATACCAAGCAGCAGGTATACGACCTGTGGGGCAAGAAGAAGGTCAAGGTTTCCGTGCTGAAGCGGGGAGACGGCAAAGTGACCGAAGCGATGATGGACCGGCTGAATGCCGTCAAAAAAGTCGTGAAACCGGAAGGCAAAGCCTCTCCGCTGTAA
- the thrS gene encoding threonine--tRNA ligase, with amino-acid sequence MVIKVTLPDGAVREYAQGTSIDRVAESISPGLKKNAVAGKVNGKVVDLSTELMEDAQVAIVTLDSDEGLEVYRHSTAHLMAQAIKRLYGEKAVKLGIGPVIEDGFYYDIDLETPVSSEDLAKIEKEMEKITQENLPITRRVVSREEAIRIFTHMEDPLKLELIRDLPEEAVITIYDQGEFFDLCRGPHLPSTGRIKAFKLLSVAGAYWRGDSKNKMLQRIYGTAFPKKAQLDEHLHLLEEAKKRDHRKLGRELKIFAFSREVGQGLPIWLPAGAKLRRTMERYIVDLEEKLGYHHVYTPVLANVDLYKISGHWDHYHEDMFPKMVMDNEELVLRPMNCPHHMMVYKSDMRSYRDLPLRIAELGQMHRYEMSGALTGLHRVRAMTLNDAHIFCRPDQIKEEFSRVIALIRKVYEDFGIKDYRFRLSYRDPKDTEKYFPNDEMWEMSQRMLREVVEELGLPYYEAEGEAAFYGPKLDVQIKTALKKEETLSTAQLDFLLPERFELEYVGEDGQKHRPVVIHRGIISTMERMTAYLLENFAGALPTWLAPVQARVIPVSTAFEEYVSKVTEKLQEAGIRAEADQRNEKLGYKIREAQLEKIPYMLVVGENEVKAEAFSVRKRGEGDIGVKSVEDTIALISEDIRSKSH; translated from the coding sequence ATGGTAATCAAAGTAACGCTGCCGGATGGAGCGGTAAGAGAGTACGCCCAAGGGACTTCCATCGACCGGGTGGCGGAGTCCATCTCCCCGGGACTGAAGAAGAACGCCGTAGCCGGTAAAGTTAACGGGAAAGTAGTCGACCTCAGCACGGAGCTTATGGAAGACGCCCAGGTGGCGATTGTGACCCTCGACAGCGACGAAGGCCTCGAGGTCTACCGCCACAGCACGGCTCACCTGATGGCGCAGGCCATCAAGCGCCTCTACGGAGAGAAGGCCGTCAAGCTCGGGATCGGACCGGTCATCGAGGACGGCTTCTACTATGACATTGATCTGGAAACGCCGGTGTCTTCCGAGGATCTGGCCAAGATCGAGAAGGAAATGGAGAAGATCACGCAGGAGAATCTCCCCATCACGCGCCGCGTGGTGAGCCGGGAGGAAGCGATCCGCATCTTCACGCATATGGAAGACCCGCTGAAGCTGGAGCTCATCCGGGACCTGCCGGAGGAGGCCGTCATCACGATCTACGACCAGGGCGAATTCTTCGACCTGTGCCGGGGGCCGCATCTTCCGTCGACGGGCCGCATCAAGGCGTTTAAGCTGCTTAGTGTCGCCGGCGCCTACTGGCGGGGAGACTCGAAGAACAAGATGCTGCAGCGTATTTACGGAACGGCTTTCCCTAAAAAAGCCCAGCTGGACGAGCACCTGCACCTGCTCGAGGAGGCGAAGAAGCGGGACCACCGCAAGCTGGGGCGTGAGCTCAAAATCTTCGCATTCTCCCGTGAAGTGGGCCAAGGCCTGCCGATCTGGCTGCCGGCCGGAGCGAAGCTCCGCCGCACGATGGAACGGTACATCGTCGACTTGGAAGAGAAGCTCGGCTACCACCACGTGTATACGCCGGTTCTCGCGAATGTCGACCTGTACAAAATTTCCGGCCACTGGGACCACTACCACGAGGACATGTTCCCCAAGATGGTGATGGACAATGAGGAGCTCGTGCTTCGCCCGATGAACTGCCCGCACCACATGATGGTGTACAAGAGCGACATGCGCAGCTACCGCGACCTGCCGCTGCGGATCGCCGAGCTCGGCCAGATGCACCGCTACGAGATGTCCGGCGCTCTGACGGGGCTTCACCGGGTACGGGCGATGACGCTGAACGACGCTCATATCTTCTGCCGACCGGATCAGATCAAGGAGGAGTTCAGCCGCGTTATTGCCCTGATCCGCAAGGTGTACGAGGACTTCGGCATCAAGGACTACCGGTTCCGCTTGTCCTACCGGGATCCTAAGGATACGGAGAAATACTTCCCGAACGACGAGATGTGGGAAATGTCCCAGCGCATGCTGCGTGAGGTAGTGGAAGAGCTCGGCCTGCCTTACTACGAAGCCGAAGGAGAAGCCGCATTCTATGGACCGAAGCTCGACGTTCAGATCAAGACGGCCCTGAAGAAAGAAGAGACGCTGTCCACGGCTCAGCTCGATTTCCTTCTGCCGGAGCGCTTCGAGCTCGAGTATGTCGGAGAAGACGGCCAGAAGCACCGTCCGGTTGTCATTCACCGCGGCATCATCTCCACGATGGAGCGCATGACGGCTTACCTGCTGGAGAACTTCGCCGGGGCTCTGCCGACTTGGCTCGCACCCGTTCAGGCTCGCGTCATCCCGGTTTCGACGGCGTTCGAGGAGTATGTCTCGAAGGTGACGGAGAAGCTTCAGGAGGCGGGAATCCGCGCCGAAGCGGATCAGCGCAACGAGAAGCTCGGCTATAAGATCCGCGAGGCCCAGCTCGAGAAAATCCCTTATATGCTGGTCGTGGGCGAGAATGAAGTGAAGGCGGAAGCCTTCTCGGTCCGCAAACGCGGCGAGGGTGACATCGGGGTGAAGAGCGTGGAGGACACGATCGCCTTGATCAGCGAGGATATTCGCAGCAAAAGCCATTAA
- a CDS encoding putative sporulation protein YtxC, whose protein sequence is MKSITIVQMAGSYDAADRLYERLEEQAKAEASGFSVIRRPYSRYRELVCFQPEGLTWPQGDKRKIIKAVSSSLAKYIVQEKEDGLLRTMLTRLYKYKEADEHERIVAYCREIPDFQPEPAKGKAEAVTRREKALAAELEKHMKKNPDFNLDGLLLFRLPEYREELQEMLEYAVDEYMMDKQYQEFISLLKYFVFIQQAKIMSVHLVHTEGNEFTLYNEEMEPIQADLEDSGITIETPDREFNFEDLIVSTLITVAPRSILIHTLNPDFQVIQTILQIFDEKAKVCDQCAAGKSCLDNRPVKSGKLSP, encoded by the coding sequence ATGAAATCCATAACAATCGTCCAGATGGCCGGGTCCTACGACGCAGCCGATAGGCTTTATGAGAGACTGGAGGAGCAGGCCAAAGCCGAAGCTTCCGGGTTCTCGGTTATCCGGCGGCCCTATTCCCGGTACCGGGAGCTGGTTTGTTTCCAGCCGGAAGGCCTTACCTGGCCCCAGGGCGACAAAAGAAAAATTATAAAAGCGGTTAGCTCCAGCCTGGCCAAATACATAGTCCAAGAGAAGGAGGACGGGCTGCTGCGGACGATGCTCACCCGTCTGTACAAGTATAAGGAAGCGGACGAGCATGAGCGGATCGTGGCCTACTGCCGGGAAATCCCGGATTTTCAGCCGGAGCCGGCGAAGGGCAAGGCCGAAGCGGTGACCCGTCGGGAAAAAGCTCTTGCAGCCGAGCTGGAGAAGCATATGAAGAAGAATCCGGACTTCAACCTGGACGGCCTTCTTCTGTTCCGGCTGCCGGAGTACCGGGAAGAGCTTCAGGAAATGCTGGAGTATGCGGTCGATGAGTACATGATGGATAAGCAGTACCAGGAATTCATTTCGCTGTTGAAGTATTTTGTGTTCATCCAGCAGGCCAAAATCATGTCCGTTCACCTGGTGCATACGGAAGGCAATGAGTTTACCCTCTACAACGAAGAGATGGAGCCGATCCAGGCCGATCTCGAGGACTCGGGCATTACGATCGAGACGCCGGACCGGGAGTTCAATTTTGAAGACTTGATCGTCAGTACCCTAATCACGGTAGCCCCCCGCAGCATTTTGATCCATACCCTTAACCCGGACTTCCAGGTGATCCAGACGATCCTCCAAATTTTTGACGAGAAAGCCAAGGTTTGCGACCAATGTGCCGCGGGAAAGTCCTGCCTGGACAACCGGCCGGTAAAATCCGGAAAGCTATCCCCTTGA
- the mqnC gene encoding cyclic dehypoxanthinyl futalosine synthase: protein MSTIDGILEKALAGRRVDLEEGIRLLESDEIEKMGDTANRIMQKWHPEPVTTFVIGRNINYTNVCDVYCRFCAFYRAPGSKEGYVLEDEAIFRKIQETLDVGGTEILMQGGTNPDLPFSYYTNLLREIKKRFDIIMHSFSPAEIMKMVDVSGLTLEEVVRQLHEAGLDSLPGGGAEILDDRTRFKVSKLKGSWRQWMDVMETAHRVGMNTTATMVYGFGESMEERALHMIRVRESQDKCLAAGYSSKGFLANALWPLQPDNTNMRVEKTGPEEYLKMLAVSRIMLDNVPNFQSSWVTMGPEIGKLSLQYGCNDFGSTMIEENVVSAAGTTHKVNIGTTLQMIREAGKIPAQRNTRYEILRVFDDESEAVDKDFVMQN, encoded by the coding sequence TTGAGTACGATCGACGGTATTTTGGAGAAAGCGCTAGCCGGCCGGCGGGTAGACCTGGAGGAAGGGATTCGCCTGCTGGAATCGGATGAGATTGAGAAAATGGGCGATACCGCCAACCGGATTATGCAGAAGTGGCACCCGGAGCCGGTCACGACCTTCGTCATTGGACGTAATATCAACTATACGAACGTGTGCGACGTGTACTGCCGGTTCTGCGCCTTTTACCGGGCACCCGGCTCCAAAGAGGGCTACGTTCTGGAAGATGAGGCCATCTTCCGCAAAATCCAGGAGACGCTGGACGTAGGCGGCACGGAGATTCTCATGCAGGGGGGAACGAATCCCGACCTGCCGTTCTCCTACTACACGAACCTGCTTCGCGAAATCAAGAAGCGCTTCGATATTATCATGCACTCCTTCTCTCCGGCGGAGATCATGAAGATGGTGGATGTGTCCGGCCTAACCCTTGAGGAAGTGGTGCGCCAGCTGCACGAAGCGGGGCTCGATTCCCTGCCGGGCGGCGGGGCCGAGATTCTCGACGACCGCACCCGCTTCAAGGTGAGCAAGCTGAAGGGCTCGTGGCGCCAGTGGATGGACGTCATGGAGACGGCCCACCGGGTCGGCATGAACACGACGGCGACCATGGTGTACGGCTTCGGCGAATCGATGGAGGAGCGGGCGCTGCATATGATCCGGGTGCGCGAGTCCCAGGACAAGTGCCTCGCGGCGGGTTACTCTTCGAAGGGCTTCCTGGCGAATGCCCTATGGCCGCTGCAGCCGGACAACACGAACATGCGCGTGGAGAAGACGGGGCCGGAGGAATACCTCAAGATGCTGGCCGTCAGCCGGATCATGCTCGACAACGTGCCGAACTTCCAGTCCTCGTGGGTCACGATGGGGCCGGAGATCGGCAAGCTCTCGCTGCAGTACGGCTGCAACGATTTCGGCAGCACGATGATCGAGGAGAACGTCGTCTCGGCCGCCGGCACCACTCATAAGGTCAACATCGGCACGACGCTCCAGATGATCCGTGAAGCCGGCAAAATCCCGGCCCAGCGGAACACGCGCTACGAAATTCTGCGGGTTTTCGACGACGAGTCGGAAGCCGTCGACAAGGATTTCGTCATGCAGAACTAG